One stretch of Natronobacterium gregoryi SP2 DNA includes these proteins:
- a CDS encoding PQQ-binding-like beta-propeller repeat protein, protein MHRRAYLGGIAAAAGAIGLAGCSEEELSADTGFGDGDGIERVLQLEDGTYYDMDISENGHTMVTAATGETILHDPDGASRTITEDNADVHLSPDGDQLISIVHGTITLYDRDGESQWQRTMETAEGNETEIAGSGVTDGFESVTTASVTSLVALSMDDAVLWETGLPSGRVWEADTSPSGEYAIARTEDREDEPENEDAIHVAHDGEHIWSDEFDEPPIRAAISNEIAVVGLDDGRLLVYDLDGDIRWTDQDLGGFFELSQNGETLLTHDVENTIAFDPDGNEQWTHNEVGLWWYDAVDISSSGRSIARYEDATEGVHTANVYDGSGDVVWQDEFESRDVSVKISGDGRTWMISTDSEIDVYHDYDG, encoded by the coding sequence ATGCACAGGAGGGCGTATCTGGGTGGGATTGCAGCAGCAGCAGGAGCGATTGGACTAGCTGGTTGTTCAGAAGAAGAGTTATCGGCGGATACAGGATTCGGTGATGGAGACGGCATAGAGCGTGTACTCCAACTCGAAGACGGAACGTACTATGACATGGATATCTCCGAAAACGGCCACACGATGGTTACTGCGGCTACTGGAGAAACAATACTACACGACCCGGATGGAGCTTCGAGGACGATTACTGAAGACAACGCCGATGTGCATCTTTCCCCGGATGGAGACCAGCTTATCTCAATCGTCCACGGCACTATCACACTCTACGACCGAGACGGAGAGTCACAATGGCAGCGGACGATGGAAACCGCAGAAGGGAACGAAACTGAAATCGCTGGGTCTGGAGTAACTGATGGGTTCGAATCGGTCACAACAGCATCTGTTACATCATTAGTGGCTCTGTCAATGGATGACGCTGTTCTATGGGAAACTGGACTTCCATCAGGGCGTGTGTGGGAAGCTGATACTTCTCCCTCCGGCGAATATGCTATCGCTCGTACGGAAGACCGTGAGGATGAACCTGAAAACGAAGATGCAATTCATGTGGCCCATGATGGAGAACACATCTGGTCCGATGAGTTTGATGAACCACCTATTAGAGCCGCTATCAGCAATGAAATAGCTGTTGTTGGGTTAGACGATGGAAGGCTCCTTGTGTACGACCTTGATGGGGATATTCGGTGGACAGACCAAGACCTCGGCGGTTTCTTTGAACTTTCACAGAATGGAGAAACCCTACTCACCCATGATGTTGAAAATACAATCGCATTTGACCCGGATGGGAACGAACAGTGGACTCACAACGAAGTCGGGCTCTGGTGGTACGATGCCGTGGATATCAGCAGTAGTGGACGGAGTATTGCCCGGTATGAAGACGCCACGGAAGGCGTACATACCGCAAACGTCTACGATGGTAGCGGAGATGTGGTTTGGCAAGATGAGTTTGAGTCCCGGGATGTCAGTGTGAAAATCTCTGGAGATGGTCGAACGTGGATGATTAGCACGGATTCGGAAATAGACGTGTACCACGATTACGACGGATAG
- a CDS encoding zonular occludens toxin domain-containing protein, which produces MSANARERPIEAEFKEFVDGNLPKQDESPHYWWTGLVTDERTLNHLHQCALHFEPYGDYDSFGETPYCHWVVQKHATKSSTESILRGNMTHLSYQSGIVGYETDASGFKALMKLVKAVESQPVFLAYVFGAMGHGKTDFSALMLEVFQFIYRDQDIITAANMKSDDIDMEIKRYSRLVELLEDRRDRMQAGEDLPPFVMIIDEAAQIFTGVGADQHRAKQLAKVLKLARKSNAHMFLIGQDGKDIDKALRALCTVFVHKSALTQAKIFKTLKDREGGDLMERLDGVPPTDIHFETYDEGKFIFDDEDKEEDDFATKEEFEDFKQEKEDEKLAAVYAFTDRSMSDIVAFSDYDSKSTVREKIKQHKDELLEEDADLIDDKKLQTLQNME; this is translated from the coding sequence ATGAGCGCAAACGCCCGTGAACGCCCGATAGAAGCCGAATTCAAAGAATTCGTAGATGGAAATCTTCCCAAACAAGACGAGTCTCCACACTACTGGTGGACGGGGCTTGTAACCGACGAACGAACGTTGAACCATCTCCACCAGTGCGCTCTCCACTTCGAGCCGTACGGTGATTACGACAGCTTCGGAGAGACGCCATACTGTCACTGGGTAGTGCAAAAACACGCCACGAAGAGTTCAACTGAAAGTATCCTCCGGGGGAACATGACCCACTTATCCTACCAGAGTGGGATTGTGGGCTACGAGACTGATGCAAGCGGATTCAAAGCGTTGATGAAGTTAGTGAAGGCAGTCGAATCCCAACCCGTGTTCCTCGCCTATGTGTTCGGAGCGATGGGTCACGGGAAAACAGACTTCTCAGCCCTGATGTTGGAGGTTTTCCAGTTCATCTACCGGGACCAAGACATCATCACAGCGGCGAACATGAAGTCTGATGATATTGATATGGAGATTAAACGTTATTCTCGGCTAGTCGAACTACTTGAAGACCGCCGTGACAGGATGCAGGCAGGCGAAGACCTCCCGCCGTTTGTGATGATAATCGACGAAGCGGCGCAAATTTTTACGGGAGTCGGAGCTGACCAACATCGAGCGAAACAGTTAGCGAAAGTGCTGAAGCTGGCCCGGAAATCTAACGCTCATATGTTCCTTATAGGGCAGGATGGAAAGGATATAGACAAGGCTCTACGGGCACTGTGTACCGTGTTCGTCCATAAATCGGCTCTCACACAGGCTAAGATATTCAAGACGCTGAAGGACAGAGAAGGTGGAGACCTCATGGAACGACTTGACGGTGTTCCTCCGACGGATATCCACTTTGAGACCTACGACGAAGGGAAATTCATTTTCGATGACGAGGACAAAGAAGAAGATGACTTCGCTACGAAGGAGGAATTTGAGGACTTCAAGCAGGAGAAAGAAGACGAGAAACTTGCTGCGGTCTACGCTTTCACCGACAGGTCCATGTCTGATATAGTAGCGTTCTCGGATTACGATAGCAAATCTACTGTTCGAGAGAAAATCAAGCAACACAAAGACGAATTGCTGGAAGAAGATGCCGACTTGATTGACGATAAGAAGCTCCAGACACTCCAGAATATGGAGTGA
- a CDS encoding ABC transporter permease translates to MTGNTYQHESEEEKENQKTNIQYIGEGIRTVLYWVKIAVIGIAPFFTLLVIAFFGLLDVLGFGLFGDPYGGFLNIAFWFIILSLIPGTVVAYMLYRTDDRELFATNVANGGVGGGFELSERDWSDLDVYLYDSDAPRFMGEKTNTSALNFNGNFYEAVAYYKDDNIAVAPDIGNMSMYELRVHEDKLEKVIEDRDGKYQAAVETDSRRKDYATEDAARETNRMIRDFERETLAEGELPNSPVREHIEETERKREEEDHDLREGQYQLPDRDKDDSEGGDDE, encoded by the coding sequence ATGACGGGGAATACTTACCAACATGAATCTGAGGAAGAGAAAGAAAATCAAAAAACGAATATCCAGTACATTGGAGAAGGAATCAGAACGGTACTCTACTGGGTGAAAATAGCTGTTATAGGTATAGCACCATTTTTCACTTTGCTGGTGATAGCGTTCTTCGGATTGCTCGATGTGCTTGGATTTGGACTCTTTGGAGACCCTTACGGTGGGTTTCTCAACATTGCCTTCTGGTTCATCATACTGAGTTTGATACCGGGGACGGTTGTTGCCTACATGCTGTACCGTACGGACGACCGGGAACTATTCGCTACTAACGTCGCTAACGGCGGTGTTGGTGGAGGCTTCGAACTTTCAGAACGAGACTGGAGCGACCTAGATGTGTATCTGTACGATTCAGACGCTCCACGATTTATGGGTGAGAAAACGAACACATCTGCACTCAACTTCAACGGCAATTTCTACGAAGCAGTAGCGTACTATAAAGACGATAACATTGCTGTTGCGCCCGATATCGGCAATATGTCTATGTATGAACTTCGAGTCCACGAGGACAAGCTAGAGAAGGTTATAGAAGACCGAGACGGCAAGTACCAAGCTGCCGTTGAAACAGACTCACGGCGGAAAGATTACGCCACAGAGGACGCCGCTCGTGAGACTAACCGGATGATTCGGGACTTCGAGCGAGAGACACTTGCGGAAGGTGAACTTCCGAACTCTCCTGTTCGAGAACACATTGAAGAGACTGAACGTAAGCGGGAAGAAGAGGACCACGACCTGCGAGAAGGGCAATACCAGCTTCCCGACCGTGACAAGGACGACTCTGAAGGAGGTGATGACGAATGA
- a CDS encoding MarR family transcriptional regulator: MVKRDEAWHTALYLLNTEGSITSTEIARNTSVSVHTANDVLRYMERQGYVQRETQLHETFHVNEEHYIFE; this comes from the coding sequence ATGGTGAAAAGAGACGAAGCATGGCACACAGCACTGTACTTATTGAATACAGAAGGAAGCATCACAAGTACCGAAATCGCCAGAAACACCAGTGTTAGCGTTCACACGGCTAACGATGTCCTTCGGTACATGGAACGGCAAGGATACGTTCAGCGGGAAACACAACTCCATGAAACGTTCCATGTGAATGAAGAACACTACATCTTTGAATAG
- a CDS encoding ATP-binding protein — MITRPTFEDYPDAVKDSYTSDDKYEIDDVSPYSVTIAVEYFDWYFDENEWDEEVDELKEQYRKSNKAKYMPEQYGEPLVNDMSVAMWMTYWQDKDDDYIEWEDIESVWWIRWMFANNPVAAMQCATYALRLVREDPYVDAVIGDLPEEPTTSIENIRSPKHDYKLISLDVKISSLSASYPLLYRVRGRCPACTEEQTVWQDRFAGHVDEPESCDVENCSGNIVVDDEHMDYITSQEAVVQDMHKYSSKNTPEDITASLDKPLVENVQTGDEVSIAAICEIDDSVQGPRGNYHLHIVGLDRNGDDYEKVEVTDEEREEIEELSEDPEIFQRLADSIAPTISTEPIDGEDYSQEELAKKAVLMQLVGGNDINDVDERNYINIFFVGGPATGKTQIARAAVDISPVGIEVNSRSTTEVGLTATVDREERFGSDEWVVSGGAYVAADEGVVFLDELDKADDGIVDVLHGPMENGTVTKQAANISAELKAETATVATANPIDTHFNLYEPFPEQIDIVPSMLSRFDLIVPFVDKVDEDKDTAVMSKYAPGNDHDPDENDYFDYDFIQKYVAVARQYQPEFTGESYALFDEYYKELRKKSERDEGRISVDARDGESLRRLSQASARIRLSEEIGVRDVERAMNMIMASLEMVAEDQYGNLDKGLLNSGESASQKQEKEQVYEIVEALNQTKNVVPPENIYKQADEQYDIPDYRVDASLQKLVGDKLWKNDKGFGVID, encoded by the coding sequence ATGATTACAAGACCAACATTCGAAGACTACCCTGACGCAGTGAAGGATAGTTACACAAGCGATGATAAATACGAAATAGATGATGTTTCGCCGTATTCAGTTACTATCGCAGTTGAATATTTTGACTGGTATTTTGATGAAAATGAGTGGGATGAAGAGGTGGATGAACTTAAAGAACAGTATAGGAAGTCAAATAAAGCTAAATATATGCCAGAACAATACGGTGAACCACTCGTAAATGATATGAGTGTTGCGATGTGGATGACGTATTGGCAGGATAAGGATGATGATTACATCGAGTGGGAAGATATCGAGTCTGTTTGGTGGATACGTTGGATGTTCGCTAATAATCCTGTCGCAGCGATGCAGTGTGCGACTTACGCCCTTCGATTAGTCCGTGAGGACCCGTATGTAGATGCCGTCATTGGAGACCTCCCAGAAGAGCCGACTACAAGTATCGAAAACATTCGGTCGCCAAAACACGACTACAAGTTGATTTCACTCGACGTTAAGATTTCGTCGCTTTCAGCATCCTATCCCTTGCTCTACCGAGTTCGGGGAAGGTGTCCAGCTTGCACAGAAGAACAAACAGTGTGGCAAGATAGGTTTGCTGGGCATGTAGATGAACCCGAATCTTGTGATGTAGAGAATTGTAGTGGTAATATAGTGGTCGATGACGAACACATGGATTACATCACTTCACAGGAAGCTGTTGTTCAAGATATGCACAAATATAGTTCGAAGAATACACCTGAAGACATTACAGCTAGTCTGGATAAACCGTTAGTCGAAAATGTTCAGACTGGGGATGAAGTTTCCATAGCGGCTATTTGTGAAATAGATGATAGTGTCCAAGGGCCACGAGGGAACTACCATCTGCATATTGTAGGTCTTGACCGCAACGGAGATGATTACGAAAAGGTAGAAGTGACTGATGAAGAGCGAGAAGAAATTGAAGAGTTATCTGAAGACCCAGAAATTTTCCAAAGATTGGCGGACAGTATCGCACCGACCATATCTACTGAGCCTATTGATGGAGAGGATTATTCGCAGGAGGAGCTAGCGAAGAAAGCAGTTCTGATGCAGTTGGTCGGCGGAAACGACATTAATGATGTCGATGAACGAAACTACATCAATATCTTTTTCGTGGGCGGTCCTGCAACTGGAAAAACTCAAATCGCCAGAGCAGCAGTCGATATCTCTCCAGTAGGTATTGAAGTCAATTCTCGGTCTACGACAGAAGTTGGCCTTACAGCGACAGTAGACCGAGAAGAAAGATTCGGGAGTGACGAGTGGGTGGTATCTGGTGGAGCTTATGTTGCTGCTGATGAGGGGGTAGTCTTCCTCGATGAGCTTGATAAGGCTGATGACGGTATCGTAGATGTTCTACATGGCCCCATGGAAAATGGAACGGTTACGAAGCAAGCTGCAAATATCTCTGCTGAACTAAAAGCAGAAACAGCTACTGTAGCCACTGCAAATCCTATAGACACCCATTTCAATCTATACGAGCCGTTTCCGGAGCAGATAGATATAGTTCCCTCGATGCTATCTCGCTTTGACTTGATAGTGCCGTTTGTAGATAAAGTAGATGAGGATAAAGACACGGCAGTCATGTCCAAATATGCTCCCGGGAACGACCACGACCCTGATGAAAACGACTATTTCGATTATGATTTCATCCAGAAATACGTCGCAGTCGCACGACAATACCAACCAGAATTCACTGGTGAATCCTACGCTTTATTCGATGAATATTATAAGGAATTACGGAAGAAATCAGAGCGAGATGAAGGCAGGATTAGTGTTGATGCAAGAGATGGAGAAAGCCTCCGTCGTCTATCACAAGCATCCGCACGAATAAGGTTATCCGAGGAAATCGGTGTGCGAGATGTTGAGCGAGCAATGAACATGATAATGGCTAGTTTAGAAATGGTGGCTGAGGACCAATATGGTAATCTCGACAAAGGTCTACTGAATTCTGGCGAATCCGCTTCACAGAAACAAGAAAAAGAACAAGTATACGAAATAGTTGAGGCCCTGAATCAGACGAAAAATGTTGTTCCTCCTGAGAACATCTACAAACAGGCTGACGAACAATATGACATACCAGATTACCGGGTGGACGCTTCCCTCCAAAAACTCGTCGGAGACAAATTGTGGAAGAATGATAAAGGGTTCGGCGTCATAGATTGA
- a CDS encoding GLUG motif-containing protein: MYTSQRVKITSIVIAFLIGFSVLTFLTLSASASAEEAPEDAIEIEDVDDLQSIEDEPGEDYILTDDIDASETENWNTDTIDVTDETIGPADRQKLSTNYPIEEGTLTVYLEENGTEEVSEDEYQVNHEDGEIIFEEMPTNMDIAEYGDLTLQPSGNIAVDYTTAEEVPHGFDPIETFNGTLDGQNNSVDNLYIERADEDGVGLISTNTGEISNLTVNSQVAGGDYVGGAVGINDGDLTNVHSESHVMGNIHVGGLVGQNNESITQSSTSGGLALDVIGDTGVGGLAGHTDGDISDSHSENNVHSTNLNAGGFVGSIDNDGSVDSSMASGTVNGATSVGGFVGNIDDGSISESNSSGDVTVEMSVGGGFAGGVLHGTISDSYTTSDVYTEGGGLTGADGVETGIDGIGGFIGVAQSDNGVTDSYTAGEVTIGDNDSGGTFAGGVEKGSETTAIENSYYNAETADEELSEVGSSEGELEENEVTGLSEGEMTGDNAEEHMELDFEDTWYTGDAYALLSDDIHDVELTVINNGDPVEDAEVEIIQGEEIVTESETDEDGLAVTSVQESAYTVSVEHGEDEITENIVVDDDTSATLEFTSEAGGGGGAGDDGIPLVLVGIVIAVITVLAGVIGLIVFASRQ; encoded by the coding sequence ATGTATACTAGTCAAAGAGTGAAAATAACGAGCATAGTCATCGCTTTTCTCATCGGATTTTCGGTGCTGACCTTTCTAACACTGTCAGCCTCGGCATCCGCTGAGGAAGCACCCGAAGACGCAATCGAAATCGAAGACGTAGATGACCTCCAAAGCATCGAAGACGAACCCGGGGAAGACTACATCTTAACTGATGACATCGATGCTTCCGAGACGGAAAATTGGAATACAGATACCATAGACGTGACTGACGAAACAATAGGTCCTGCTGATAGGCAAAAACTCAGCACAAACTATCCTATTGAAGAAGGGACTCTAACAGTCTATCTCGAAGAGAACGGCACTGAAGAAGTCTCAGAAGACGAGTATCAAGTTAACCACGAAGATGGGGAAATAATCTTTGAGGAAATGCCGACAAACATGGACATAGCAGAATATGGTGACTTAACACTCCAGCCGAGCGGAAATATCGCAGTAGACTACACCACAGCGGAAGAAGTACCACACGGGTTCGACCCTATCGAAACGTTCAACGGCACTTTAGATGGTCAAAATAATAGCGTCGATAACTTGTACATCGAACGAGCCGATGAAGATGGAGTAGGCTTGATTTCAACCAACACTGGTGAAATCAGCAATCTTACTGTCAATAGTCAAGTAGCTGGAGGAGATTATGTCGGCGGAGCCGTCGGTATCAACGATGGAGACCTCACCAACGTACACAGCGAATCACACGTCATGGGTAATATCCACGTCGGGGGTCTCGTCGGTCAAAACAACGAATCCATCACCCAGTCATCCACATCCGGGGGACTGGCACTCGACGTTATCGGTGATACAGGTGTAGGTGGATTAGCTGGCCACACTGACGGAGATATCAGTGATAGCCACAGCGAGAATAATGTCCACAGTACAAATCTAAATGCAGGTGGATTCGTCGGGTCGATAGATAACGATGGTTCCGTCGATAGCTCTATGGCATCCGGGACAGTCAACGGAGCCACATCCGTCGGAGGGTTCGTCGGTAACATCGATGACGGGTCAATATCTGAATCTAACTCATCTGGAGATGTAACAGTCGAGATGAGTGTTGGAGGCGGATTCGCCGGAGGGGTACTACACGGAACCATATCAGACAGTTACACCACGTCTGATGTATACACAGAAGGAGGCGGATTGACTGGTGCAGATGGTGTCGAAACTGGTATCGACGGGATAGGAGGATTCATCGGCGTTGCCCAATCCGACAACGGAGTCACGGACAGTTACACAGCGGGGGAAGTGACTATAGGAGACAACGATAGTGGAGGGACGTTTGCTGGTGGTGTTGAGAAAGGTTCTGAAACGACTGCGATAGAGAATAGTTACTATAATGCTGAAACGGCTGATGAAGAACTAAGCGAAGTAGGGAGTTCAGAAGGAGAACTCGAAGAAAATGAAGTCACTGGACTATCTGAAGGTGAAATGACTGGTGACAATGCTGAAGAACACATGGAGCTTGACTTCGAGGACACATGGTATACCGGGGATGCCTACGCTCTCCTTTCCGACGACATACACGATGTGGAACTAACAGTCATCAACAACGGAGACCCTGTTGAAGACGCTGAAGTAGAAATCATCCAAGGCGAGGAAATCGTTACTGAAAGCGAAACTGATGAAGACGGTCTTGCAGTAACTTCCGTTCAAGAATCCGCTTACACAGTGAGTGTGGAACACGGAGAGGACGAAATCACTGAAAACATCGTCGTAGACGATGACACCAGTGCAACCCTTGAATTCACAAGCGAAGCTGGCGGAGGTGGTGGCGCAGGTGACGACGGGATACCACTTGTCCTCGTTGGAATCGTCATCGCAGTTATCACAGTTCTCGCAGGAGTTATCGGACTAATCGTCTTTGCGTCTCGTCAGTAA
- a CDS encoding DUF7521 family protein, with protein sequence MDGVTDAVLMLMQMTVFALALGLTIISFQSYRANPSKRLESAFIGFAFLSMGVALTTIVAQLPEPPLVFYIAETVPFIVGFGMLYLSLYR encoded by the coding sequence ATGGACGGAGTAACCGACGCAGTCCTGATGCTGATGCAGATGACTGTCTTCGCCCTCGCGCTGGGGTTGACGATCATCAGTTTCCAGTCGTATCGAGCGAACCCCTCGAAACGCCTCGAGTCGGCGTTTATCGGCTTTGCCTTCCTGAGTATGGGCGTCGCGCTCACGACGATCGTCGCACAACTGCCCGAGCCGCCGCTCGTGTTCTACATCGCCGAAACCGTTCCGTTCATCGTCGGGTTCGGGATGCTTTACCTGTCGTTGTACCGCTAA
- a CDS encoding ArsR/SmtB family transcription factor, with the protein MDDESSIEEILDTIGDEHARTVLASISREPGSAKELATRLDLSQPTIYRRIDLLEENDLVENRTLVADDGNHYKEYTCNFNSTVISLEDDEYDVRIFREENLPDRFTQLWDELGVNEH; encoded by the coding sequence ATGGATGACGAGTCCTCCATCGAAGAAATTCTCGATACGATCGGGGACGAGCACGCTCGGACTGTTCTGGCTTCGATCAGTCGCGAACCGGGTTCCGCCAAAGAACTCGCAACGCGCCTGGACCTCTCCCAACCGACGATCTACAGGCGGATCGATCTCCTCGAGGAGAACGACCTGGTCGAGAACCGAACGCTCGTCGCCGACGACGGCAACCACTACAAGGAGTACACCTGCAACTTCAACAGCACGGTCATCTCACTCGAGGACGACGAGTACGACGTCCGAATCTTCCGCGAGGAGAACCTGCCGGACCGGTTCACGCAGCTATGGGACGAACTCGGCGTGAACGAGCACTGA
- a CDS encoding DUF7835 family putative zinc beta-ribbon protein produces MATTDDGSNGMTEPCEVCGVETLHEVSVQIVTEGGTGENARYSREPYRVRECQRCGNRESQRMNNA; encoded by the coding sequence ATGGCAACGACTGATGACGGATCGAACGGAATGACCGAGCCGTGTGAGGTCTGTGGGGTCGAGACGTTGCACGAAGTGTCCGTCCAGATCGTGACGGAAGGTGGAACGGGGGAAAACGCTCGGTACTCGCGGGAACCGTACCGAGTTCGGGAGTGCCAGCGGTGTGGCAACCGGGAGAGCCAGCGAATGAACAACGCGTAA
- a CDS encoding helix-turn-helix domain-containing protein gives MGGRGPKRELAEKIAGEITLSDDPGATLRKWRTDFDVSQTDLAAELAVSSSVISDYESGRRESPGIGVVGRLVEGLLVIDERRGGDRIRQYGRVLSAGFDSDVVYDLREYATSLPLVQLYDDIDATEITSGSTDRISGHTVIDSIRAITRLSSEEFFRLYGQSTNRVLVFTGVTRGESPLVALRVVNPTPNAVVLHGIDEDDLWPHAADLARIDGYSLAVTDTPLDDLLEHLVSLE, from the coding sequence ATGGGCGGACGAGGGCCGAAACGCGAACTCGCAGAGAAGATTGCCGGCGAGATTACGCTGAGTGACGACCCCGGCGCGACGTTGCGCAAGTGGCGAACCGACTTCGACGTCTCACAGACCGATCTCGCCGCCGAACTAGCTGTCTCCTCGTCGGTCATCTCTGACTACGAGAGCGGACGCCGCGAGAGTCCGGGGATCGGCGTCGTCGGCCGACTCGTCGAGGGTCTGCTCGTCATCGACGAGCGCCGCGGCGGCGACCGCATCCGGCAGTACGGTCGCGTGCTCTCGGCCGGGTTCGACAGCGACGTCGTCTACGACCTGCGCGAGTACGCGACTTCGCTCCCACTCGTACAGTTGTACGACGACATCGACGCGACCGAGATCACCTCCGGAAGCACGGACCGTATCAGTGGCCACACCGTCATCGACAGCATCCGAGCGATCACACGCCTCTCGAGCGAGGAGTTCTTTCGACTCTACGGTCAGAGTACGAACCGCGTGCTCGTCTTTACGGGCGTAACTCGCGGCGAATCGCCACTGGTCGCGTTGCGCGTGGTCAACCCGACGCCGAATGCGGTCGTCCTCCACGGCATCGACGAGGACGATCTGTGGCCACACGCGGCGGACCTGGCACGCATCGACGGCTACTCGCTGGCAGTGACGGACACACCACTGGACGACTTACTCGAGCACCTCGTCTCCCTCGAGTGA